The DNA segment AAGCCAGGTGCTGCTCGTGCGCGACGGCAAGCTCGCCGCGCCCAAGCGCCTCCCCTCCAACCTCTACCAATTCCGCGCGGGCACCGGCGAGGACCGCTGCGTGCTCGATTGCATCACCAGCCTGCAGCACGGGGCGGACCTCTTGTGGATCGAGACCGAGAAGCCGCACATCGGCCAGATCGGCGGCATGGTCCGCCGGATCCGCGAGGTCATTCCCAATGCCAAGCTCGTTTACAACAACTCGCCGAGCTTCAACTGGACTCTGAACTTCCGCCAGCAAGTGTTCGATGACTGGGCACAAGCGGGACGCGACCTAAGCGCCTACGACCGGGCCGGGCTGATGGCGGAGGAGTTTGACGGCACTGAACTGGGCCGCGAGGCTGACGAGCGCATCCGGACCTTCCAGGCCGATGCGGCGCGCGAGGCGGGGATCTTCCACCACCTCATCACTCTGCCAACCTATCACACCGCCGCGCTCAGCACCGACAACCTCGCCAAGCGCTATTTCGGCGAGGAGGGCATGCTCGGCTACGTCAAGCAGGTCCAGCGCGAGGAAATCCGCCAGGGGATCGCCTGCGTGAAGCACCAGAACATGGCCGGAAGCGACATCGGCGACGATCACAAGGAATACTTCGCCGGCGAGGCCGCGCTGAAGGCCGGCGGCAAGGACAACACCATGAACCAGTTTGCCGCCGCCTGATCGGCGGCGGTCGGGAACCAGTTCGCCGCCGCCTGATCGGCGGCGGTCGGGAACCAGTTCGCCGCCGCCTGAGAGGAGACCAATATGACCACCGAGACCCCCCAGACCGCCGAGCCGAGCCGCGCGCGCGCGCTGTTCTCCACCGCCGACTTTCGCCTGTTGCGCGATGCGCTGACCAGCCATGCGCGCAATACCGAGGATCGCGAGGAGCTGGCGCGCATCAACGCGCTGCACCACCGCCTCGGCACCTATGTGAGCGGCGACTAGCCCGCGCGCTTGGGCATCAGCCGCATGGCCGTGGCGGTCAGCGCCTCGGCCCCGGTGGCGATCACCGCCTCTGCGTCGGGCGCCCAGAACGGCGAGTGCAGCGAGGGCAGCGGCGCCGCGCCCGGCCGCTGCGCCGCGTCCCATTTCGCCTGCGGCACTCCGCCGACCCATAGCAGCAGCGACTGGACCCGCTCGGGATCGGCAAGGCGATATTCGGAAAAATCTTCCCCCACCGTGGATGGCGGGACCTGCCGGACGCGCGCGGTACCAAAGCGTTCGGCGAGATCGGCCGCCACACGGGTCGTCAGTTCGGGCGTGTTGAAGGTCGCGCGCGTGTAATCGGGTTCAACCTTCACGTCAGGCAAGCCATCTTCAGGAAGCCCGGCAGCGATCGCCTCCCCCCGGGCGATGCGGGCAATGCCGTCCAGCAGCAGCTTGCGCGAGGCATCCGAATAGCTGCGCACGGTAAGCTGCAGCTTCGCCTCGTCCGGGATGATGTTGTAGGTGGTGCCAGCGCGGAACGAACCGACCGTGACCACCGAGGGATCGAACGGGCTGCTCTCACGGCTTACGAGCGTCTGCAACCGGGTCACGATCGCACTCGCCAGCACAATCGGATCGCGCGTGGTGTGCGGGCTCGCGCCATGGCCGCCGACCCCCTTCACGGTGATATCGACGCTGTCGACGTTGGCCATGGTATAGCCGGGAGTATAGCCGATCGTGCCCGCGGGCAGCGTCGCACTGTCGTGAAAGGCAAGCACGGTATCGGGCTTGGGGAAGCGGCTATAGAGCCCGTCCGCCAGCATGGCCCGCGCGCCGTCGCCGGTTTCTTCCGCGGGCTGCGCGATCATCACCAGCGTACCGGACCATTCGCCCTTCCGCGACGCGAGCAGCCGCGCGGCCGCGATCCAGGCGGTCATATGGGTATCATGCCCGCAGGCATGCATCACCGCGCTCTCCGTCCCGGCAGCCGTGACCCCCCGCGCGCTGCTGGCGAAGGGGAGCCCGGTCTGCTCGGCGAGAGGAAGCGCGTCCATGTCGGCGCGGATCATCACCACCGGCCCCGCGCCATTCTTCATCACGGCAACGACGCCGGTTTTGCCGACCCTTTCAGTCACCGCGAAGCCCGCCTTGCGCGCCGCCTCCGCCATGATCCTCGCGCTCCGCGCCTCCCCGAACGCCAGCTCGGGATTGCGATGCAGATCGCGGTAGATCGCAGTAAGCCCCGGCATCTCCGCAGCGAGCGCGGCGCGCAGATCGTTCGCCTGCGCGGGGGTCGACATGATCCCTGCCAGAACGCTGAGACAGTAAGCCATGGACCGGGTGCGACACGGTCCAGGAGCGAAACTATGACCGGGCCTCGCACAGCCCCCGACGCCCTCGCCCACCGCCCGCGCCTTCGCCATCATTTTGCTCCCAGCCCCCGTCAAACGCTGAACGTGGCAGGCGAATTCCTTGTAGGAAAGACCTGATTTCGCGCCAGCGACCGGGGGGATAGGCAATGTCGAAATCGAAGAAGGCCGGCACGGTGCGATTGCGCGCGGTCGTCCCCGCCGAGGGTTCCGAAATACTGGTCGCTGCCTGCCGGCCGAGCTGGCAGTGACGGACCCTTCGAAGGGCAGCACGACTGCGCTTGCCGGCGCTGCCGAAGCAGTCGCCAGCGCGGCTGCAGCATACCGTCCCCTTGCTTCGCTGCGGTCGCCGACAAACCTGTGTGGTGCCCCCGGTCGGACTCGAACCGACACTCCTTGCGGAACTCGATTTTGAGTCGAGCGCGTCTACCAATTCCACCACAGGGGCCCGCGGCGAAGCGGGCGCTTAGCGGCGCGTGCGCGCGCATTCAAGCGAATGGCTAGAAGCGCCAGCCGATCGCCACGTGGGCCAGCTTGGGCGCGGCGGCGTTACGGCCGCCGA comes from the Qipengyuania sediminis genome and includes:
- a CDS encoding amidohydrolase; the encoded protein is MAYCLSVLAGIMSTPAQANDLRAALAAEMPGLTAIYRDLHRNPELAFGEARSARIMAEAARKAGFAVTERVGKTGVVAVMKNGAGPVVMIRADMDALPLAEQTGLPFASSARGVTAAGTESAVMHACGHDTHMTAWIAAARLLASRKGEWSGTLVMIAQPAEETGDGARAMLADGLYSRFPKPDTVLAFHDSATLPAGTIGYTPGYTMANVDSVDITVKGVGGHGASPHTTRDPIVLASAIVTRLQTLVSRESSPFDPSVVTVGSFRAGTTYNIIPDEAKLQLTVRSYSDASRKLLLDGIARIARGEAIAAGLPEDGLPDVKVEPDYTRATFNTPELTTRVAADLAERFGTARVRQVPPSTVGEDFSEYRLADPERVQSLLLWVGGVPQAKWDAAQRPGAAPLPSLHSPFWAPDAEAVIATGAEALTATAMRLMPKRAG